The genomic interval CTCTGCAAGATACCGGCCTCGCCCTGGCCGCGGGCGGCTAAGCGACTTGCGCTTCTCGGGGCTGGACGGTAAGGCCGCACTGGACTGAGCCTCACGACCCGCTAATAGCCGTAAGGTCTCGCCAATGCTCGAATACCCCCAGCGCCGGGCCTGCTGGCTCGCGATGTGGGGGGCGGGAAGTCGTGGGGGAGGTAGTCCCATTGAGCGCCGGTGCGCACCAGCCAGCGCAGGGTGTACTTGCACCCTGCTGCATCCAAAAGGCCCACTCCTCATCGCTCACGTCCGAGGGGTATGGTCTACGCTTCATGCTCTAAACATAACTATCCCCCTTCGTTTCGGATAGGTTCTTACCAGCCTCTAGCGCCGCTTCTTGCAGGGGCCGCCTGCTCCTTAGGCTGCCACGCGTGCACCTTGACCCGCTCGGGCCGGGTGTCCCGGTTATCGTCCTTGGGGGGTCCCACCACCCTGTGCATGTCCACCCTCTTTTTCCCCTTTTCCGCGAAAGCTCTTGGGGCTCTTGGTAGGGGATCAGGTCAATTTGGCCATGTAGTACCCGGTGAGCTCCCTTCCGCCGCCTCCGCCTTCCTCTCCATCTCCGAGGTGTGCTCGGCCACGGCGGAGAAGGTCTCCAGCCAGCGGGCCTTCTTGGCAGGGGTGAGGGTGCGCCTTAGGGCCGAGCGCAAGACCCGGTGGACCACCAGGTCGGGGTAGCCGATCTCGGAAACGTTTTTGCCCTCTTGGTGGCTTTCATCTGGCTCACCCTCGAGGCCCTGCGCCGCACGGGGAACCACCCCCCCCTTCGCCCACCGGCAAAACCCGGCCTTTTTCTGACCGCCATCTGACCGGCCCGGGCGTACCTTGAGGGTCGAAAGGGGAAAGCATGTTCGATCGGCGATGGCAATTTATGAATAGATCGTGGCTAGTGACTCTAGGCTTTGTGTTGATCTTGATCCTGACGGCCTGCCCTGCCAACTCGGTTCCCGGAACTCCGGTGATCGTGAGCTTTAGTGCAACCCCATCCGTTTTGAGCGAACCACAGGAGATCAAACTCGAGTGGCAGGTCACGGGTGCCACCGAGCTCGAGATTGACGGCGGGGTAGGCGCGGTAACCCCCCCGGACAAAGGGAGCAAATCGGTCTACGTGTATGGGGCCAAAACCTTCGTGCTCAAAGCCAAAAACGCCCAAGGTGAGGTCAGCAAGTCGCTACGGATCGAGGCCCCCGGTCCCACGCTCAGCCTCGTCGAGACGGTAGCGGGCCAGGCCGGGGTTAGGGGCGGCGCCGATGGCCCCGGCAGTTCGGCCACCTTCAACTACCCCTATGGGGTGGCAGTCACTAAAGATGCCGGGGCCACCGGCGGTGAGGTAATCGTGTACATTGTGGGTTTGAACGAGAAGATTCGCTATGCCCTGGTGGGCTACGCGGGCAACCCGGTGGGCACAGCCATCGGCAAAGGGGAAAGCGGGAGCGTGGACGGCGACGCCAACACGGCCTTGGTGCGTGCCCCTCAGGGCATCGCCATCGGCTACGATTCGCCCGCCTACGAGGCCTATGCCTACTGGACCGAGGACGATTCCTGCGTGGTGCGCAAGCTCACGGCTTACCCGCTCAACGGAAACCGCAAAGCCGTCACGGTGGCGGGCAAAGCCTACACCTGCGGGGCTGCCGACGGCTCGGCTGCGGCAGCCCGCTTCAACCGGCCCACGGGCATCGTGGCCAACACCCGCACCGGCGAGGTCTTTGTGGCCGATACCTCCAACTACACCATTCGGCGCATCTACGGCGATAGCGTGAGCACCTTCGCGGGGCTGGCCGGTCAGCCCGGCACCGCCGACGGCCCCGGAGCCAGTGCGCGATTTCTGAGACCCAGCGGGATCGCGCTAAACCGGCAGGAAGAGCTTTTGGTAGCCGACAATACCAGCGTACGCAAGATCACCCCCGACGGCCAGGTGAGTACCCTTGCCGGTAAACCCGGGGAGTTCGGCTACAAAGATGGTCTCGGCAGCGAAGCCCGCTTCAACGGGGCTTCGGGCATCGCGGTAGATGAGGTGGGTAACATCTATGTCTCCGAGGACGGCAATCACACCATCCGCAAGATCACCCCAGATGGCCAGGTCAGTACCGTGGCCGGGATTGCCGGGGTCACTGGGGCCGCCGATGGCAGCCTCAGCGTAGCCACCTTCAATAGACCCTGGGGGCTGGCTTACTACAACAAACAGCTGTTTGTAGCTGACACCTATAACCAGACCATCCGCCGCATCCGCTAAACCTTGTTTTTTTGACCAGTGTCTCTGGAGGTAGCATGTCCAAGGTAAGATTCCGCATTTTCACCCTCGTCGTACTCGTCGGCCTGGCCCTGGCCGCGGGCGGCACCTACAGCATCGTGGTGAACGGGCAGGTGGCCCCGGACAAGGCCATTGTGGTGAACGGCAAGACCTACGTGCCGCTCACGGTGCTCAAGGGGCTGGGGGTGGCCTATAGCCTCAAAGGCAACACCCTGACCCTGGGCAAGGCCGCTGCCGCGCCCGCCGCCAACCAGACCGCAGGCGGAACCGAGCAGCGGGCCTCGCTGGAAGGCTGCCTGGGCGAGACCCTCTTCAACGGCCTCTGGCGCTTCAAGGTCACCAAGCTCGAGCCCATCCTGCGCGACGCCGGGACACCCGGCGAGACCCCCGGCTGGGGCGTGACGGTGGAGCTGCGCAGCGGGGCCAAGGAGATGGTGCAGCCGGTCTTCACCGGGGTCCGCGACGAGGGGATCCAGATCGCCTTCGCCGACGCCCAGACCCTGACCGCCGACGGCCTGGACGTGCAGAAGCTGACCTACGCCAACCTCCCGCCGGGCGGGGTGGTGACCCACCAGCTCCAGTTCTGGTACCGCTACGACACCCCCAAGGACCAGATCCAAACCCCCACCAAGCTGCTCTTCGAGATCAACCCTAAGGGCTTCGAGAACCCCATCCGGGCCAGCGGGGCCAGCTACACCACCCCCACCCCCAGCTTCCGGGTGCGGCTGGACTGCCGGAAATAACGGAGGTAGGCGTTGTGGAAGAGGAACCAGGGATTTTTTACCGCATCTGTCCGCGCTGTGCCCGGGCCGTTCCGGCCAGCACGCAAGAGCGCTACTGCCTCAACGATGGGGAAAGGCTGCTCGAGGCCTGCCCCGGCTGCGGGGCCCGCATCACCTCGCCGTATGCGCGGTTCTGCGGCAGGTGTGGGCTCGAGCTCAGCAAGGTTCCAGAAGGGAGGATTAGATGAAAGCATTCAAGGTGTGGGAAGTGTCGGCTATCCTTATCGGCGCGCTGGTGGCTTGTTCACCTGGCGGGAGCAAGCAAGACCCGAACCTCTTCACCGAGGCCAACGCCTGGCAGGAGGACATCCCGGCCGACGCCCAGGTGGTAAGCCCCGAGGAGTTCCAAAAAGGCATCGCCTCAGGCGAGCTGGTGCTTTCCAGTACAGCCTCCATCGCTGCAGCCAAGCAGGCTCGAGAAGCCCAATACCAAAGCGATAAGAACTTCCTGAACAGCATCCCGGACAAAGACCCCAACACCCAAGCCCTGCTCGCCGAGGCCGCGGGCAGCCCCCACTTCGAGGGCGACCGCCCGGTGGAGGGGCCGGGGGGGCAGACCGTGGTGCTGTTTGGCCTGGGCACCCAGCTGCGCAACGCCGTCGAGACCTACCAGCGCGCGCAGAGCGTGGACAACGCCCTGGACGATTATGCCCTGAGCTACTCGCTCTTGCCCGAGGACCTCAAACCCCAAGCCCCCACCCCTGATAGCCTCAAGGGCAAGTCGCTGGCCGAGGTCAAAGCCGCCCTCCAGCAGCTCGACAGCCTGCTGGGAAGCAATCCTGCGAGTTTGCGTACGGCCCGGCTCGAGCCC from Meiothermus sp. Pnk-1 carries:
- a CDS encoding zinc ribbon domain-containing protein, encoding MEEEPGIFYRICPRCARAVPASTQERYCLNDGERLLEACPGCGARITSPYARFCGRCGLELSKVPEGRIR
- a CDS encoding alkaline phosphatase PhoX, which codes for MLILILTACPANSVPGTPVIVSFSATPSVLSEPQEIKLEWQVTGATELEIDGGVGAVTPPDKGSKSVYVYGAKTFVLKAKNAQGEVSKSLRIEAPGPTLSLVETVAGQAGVRGGADGPGSSATFNYPYGVAVTKDAGATGGEVIVYIVGLNEKIRYALVGYAGNPVGTAIGKGESGSVDGDANTALVRAPQGIAIGYDSPAYEAYAYWTEDDSCVVRKLTAYPLNGNRKAVTVAGKAYTCGAADGSAAAARFNRPTGIVANTRTGEVFVADTSNYTIRRIYGDSVSTFAGLAGQPGTADGPGASARFLRPSGIALNRQEELLVADNTSVRKITPDGQVSTLAGKPGEFGYKDGLGSEARFNGASGIAVDEVGNIYVSEDGNHTIRKITPDGQVSTVAGIAGVTGAADGSLSVATFNRPWGLAYYNKQLFVADTYNQTIRRIR